The Acholeplasma laidlawii PG-8A DNA window TAAATAATCGCTCTTTTTTTTATTTTTCCATTAAATATGATGTAAACATATGCGATGCAACCAAAAGTTTACATCATATTACCTTAAAGTTGGTGGTATTGATATTTAGATTTGCTAAAATATAAGTAACATTTATTAGGAGGATTCATATGACTACAGGTCAAAGACTTGCAAAACTAAGAAAAGATCACAATTATACTCAAGAGGAGTTAGGTGAGTTACTAGATGTATCTAGACAATCTATATCCAAATGGGAATCTGATCAAGCATTTCCAGAAACACAAAAATTAATAGAGTTATCCAAACTCTATCAGACTTCAGTAGATTATCTACTTGGCAATGAAAACGAACATACACAATCCAATATAGGTGATTCTACTCATACCAATGAACCATTTAAAATGACACCTAAGTTATTTACAATGATTTGGGGTGTCACATATTTTGTAGTGATGTTACTTCTATATGCAGTACCCATATTAAAAGTTACAATCACTACAGATCCGTTCTTTGGTAACATTGGTTTTACACTCAATATCACCAGTTATGACTTACTTAAAAACGGACCTGGTGATTACGGCAACTTCTTAGTATATTTGGGTTTGTTTGCTTTAATTGCATTTACTGCACTATCTGTCTTTATCTTTTTTACAAATCATCAAAGACTTTATAAGATACGCCGAATTATCTCAATCACTGAAGTAATTATATGGGCTATATTTACAGTATCCTTTATAGAAAGTATTCAATTAGGGATCATATTTATTATCTTACTTACTATAATTAACCTAATATTACTATTTAAAGTCAAAAATAATCTAATTTCTACACCTATAAGCGCTTAATAACAGCCTAAAACACCATAATTTAATAAAATTAAGTTTTCAATGATATGATTTGTTCATTTTCAATTGAAAACTTAATTTTGTTATGCTATACTAATAAGGCGTGAACGGGGGCATGGTGTCAACGGTAGCACACAGGTCTCCAAAACCTTTAGTGTGGGTTCGAATCCTGCTGCCCTCGCCATCTAATAATAAGCAATGTTGCATACGATGCAGCATTTTTTTTATACACTCGACTATAATTGCTCTTCTTGCAATAATAGTCTAATTAGGTTTTTAGTCTAAATCATGCTATAATGAAAAAAGAAAGAGGTGAACAACTATGGAAGATTCTCAGAGTAGGTATTACAAAGTGCATAATTTCAATAAATACGGCTTAATTAAGCAAGAGAATTTTTATGGTTGAAAACTATATCTTTTTCTATGTTTAATTAACGCCTAGAGGGCGTTTTTTTTATGCCCAAACATTAAGGGAGGTTTTAAACATGAAAAAAGAAAAAACATTTAACACAGTAAACACGACTTCTAGTTTAGAAGATAAGTTAATACAAAACGCACACATAGATAAACAATCTCTATTTAACAAATACAACACAAGTCAAAACGGGCTTTCAACTGATGAAAGTATATTAAGATTTGAAACATACGGGAAAAATGTTATCACATCTAAACAAAAGGATTCTAAATTTAGAAGACTACTCTCATCTATTGTAAATCCATTTAACTTGATATTGATTGCTATTGCAATTATTACTTTCTTAACAGATGTTATTTTTGTAAAGGGTAACCCTGATTTTTTAACTGTTATTATTATCTTTATACTCGTAACAGTATCTAGTTCTATTTCATTTATGCAAAGCGAGAAATCCCGTAATGCAGTTGAAGAACTCACAAATCTTGTAACAAACAATTCAAATATACTGCGAGATGGAAAATGGATAGAAATACCTATTGAAAATATAGTACCTGGAGATATCATAAAACTAGCTGCAGGTGATATGATACCTGCAGATATTAGATTTCTAACTACAAAGGATACCTTTGTTGCACAATCTGCACTAACAGGGGAATCACACCCTGTTGAAAAATTTAGTAACATAAGTTCAAAAGATATAGACATTATCACCGATTTAGATAACATTGGCTTTATGGGATCTAATATATTAAGTGGCAGTGCAACTGCACTTGTCATCTCAACAGGTAATCACACCTACTTTGGATCTATGGCAAAAACATTATCTGGTGATAATGCCACAAAGAGTTTTGAACGAGGCGTTTCTTCAATTAGTAGACTTTTAATAAGCTTAACTCTTATAATGGTACCCATGGTGTTTTTAATTAACGGAATTATTAAACAAGACTGGCTTCAATCATTAATGTTTGCTATTAGTATAGCAGTTGGATTAACACCTGAAATGTTGCCTGTTATCATGACAACAACACTTGCTAAGGGTGCTGTTAGCATGTCAAAACATAAAGTCGTTGTGAAAAATCTTGGGACTATCCAAACATTTGGTGAAATGGACATCTTATGTACAGACAAGACAGGAACATTAACAGAAGATAAAATCGTATTAGAAAAATATATGAATCTTCACGGTGAAGATGATGATAGAGTGCTTCGTCATGCTTTCTTAAACAGTTATTTTCAAACTGGACTTAAAAATCTAATTGACCTTGCGATTATAAACCGTGCTACAAAAAAAGATCTAAAACCATTGACTACACGCTATGAAAAAATAGATGAAATTCCATTTGATTTTTCACGAAGAAGAATGAGTGTAGTATTAATTGATAAAGATAATAAACGTCAACTTATCACCAAAGGTGCAGTTGAAGAGATGCTTGAAATTTCTAAATTTGTTGAAATCAATGGCCAAGTATTAGAATTAACTGATGCATATAAGAAATTTGCAATGGCTACATATGAAAAATACAACAAAGAAGGCTTAAGAATTATTGCAGTTGCACAAAAAAATGAAGTTCCAAAAGAACATATCTTTAGTGTAAAAGAT harbors:
- a CDS encoding helix-turn-helix domain-containing protein gives rise to the protein MTTGQRLAKLRKDHNYTQEELGELLDVSRQSISKWESDQAFPETQKLIELSKLYQTSVDYLLGNENEHTQSNIGDSTHTNEPFKMTPKLFTMIWGVTYFVVMLLLYAVPILKVTITTDPFFGNIGFTLNITSYDLLKNGPGDYGNFLVYLGLFALIAFTALSVFIFFTNHQRLYKIRRIISITEVIIWAIFTVSFIESIQLGIIFIILLTIINLILLFKVKNNLISTPISA
- the mgtA gene encoding magnesium-translocating P-type ATPase codes for the protein MKKEKTFNTVNTTSSLEDKLIQNAHIDKQSLFNKYNTSQNGLSTDESILRFETYGKNVITSKQKDSKFRRLLSSIVNPFNLILIAIAIITFLTDVIFVKGNPDFLTVIIIFILVTVSSSISFMQSEKSRNAVEELTNLVTNNSNILRDGKWIEIPIENIVPGDIIKLAAGDMIPADIRFLTTKDTFVAQSALTGESHPVEKFSNISSKDIDIITDLDNIGFMGSNILSGSATALVISTGNHTYFGSMAKTLSGDNATKSFERGVSSISRLLISLTLIMVPMVFLINGIIKQDWLQSLMFAISIAVGLTPEMLPVIMTTTLAKGAVSMSKHKVVVKNLGTIQTFGEMDILCTDKTGTLTEDKIVLEKYMNLHGEDDDRVLRHAFLNSYFQTGLKNLIDLAIINRATKKDLKPLTTRYEKIDEIPFDFSRRRMSVVLIDKDNKRQLITKGAVEEMLEISKFVEINGQVLELTDAYKKFAMATYEKYNKEGLRIIAVAQKNEVPKEHIFSVKDESNMVLIGFVGFLDPPKKSASIAINKLRDHGVRTIVLTGDSEGVTAKVCKEIGISIDHIISGNEVDSLSDQDLKEKLKICNIFAKLSPNQKQRIVKLLQEEGHTVGFLGDGINDAPALHQADVGISVDSAVDIAKETADIVLLEKDLVVLEEGVLEGRKTFGNIMKYIKMATSGNFGNMISVIVASIFLPFLPMLPVQLLAQNLLNDFSQVGMAFDNVDKEYIYKPHKWNSKSVLRFTLVMGPLSSIFDILCFSILWWVIGTNTVQMAPLFQAGWFVFGTVSQILVIYVIRTQKLSIIESRPSKILFISTLFVALIAIVIGFTDIGVAIDIDRLPISFILWLSILSLAYMISAELVKKIYLRRYNEWI